The Ferrimonas balearica DSM 9799 genome includes the window GGAGGGCAAGGTCACCCGCATGTGGGAAGCGATTGAAACCTACATGGAGCGCAAGCAGCCGCTGATCATCGTGGCTGGCGCGGATTACGGTCAGGGCTCAAGCCGCGACTGGGCCGCCAAGGGCGTGCGTCTGGCTGGGGTGGAAGCGATTGTGGCCGAAGGGTTCGAGCGCATCCACCGCACCAACCTGGTGGGCATGGGTGTGCTGCCGCTGGAGTTCCAGCCTGGCACCACCCGCCTGAGCCTCGGCCTGGACGGCACCGAAAGCTACGATGTGCTGGGCCAGCGCACCCCGGGTGCCACCCTGACTCTGCTGGTGCACCGCCGTAATGGTGAAACCCTTGAGGTGCCGGTGACCTGCCGCCTCGACACCGCCGAAGAGGTACGGGTTTACGACGCCGGTGGTGTACTGCAGCGCTTTGCCAAGGATTTCCTGGCCAGTGAGGGGGCACGATGAGCCACCAACCGCAACGCCGCATCGCCGCCACCTACATGCGTGGTGGCACCAGCAAAGGCGTGTTCTTTAAGCTGACCGACCTGCCCGTCGAGGCGCAGGTGGCCGGGCCGCAGCGGGATGCCATCCTGCTGCGGGTGATCGGCAGCCCGGATCCCTACGGTAAGCACACCGACGGCATGGGCGGCGCCACCTCCAGCACCAGCAAAACCGTGATTCTGTCCCCCAGCGAGCGCCCGGAGCACGATGTCGACTACCTGTTTGGTCAGGTCGCCATCGACCAACCGGTGATCGACTGGAGCGGCAACTGCGGCAACCTGACGGCGGCGGTGGGCGCCTTCGCCATTGAGCAGGGGCTGGTGGCACCGGAACGGGTGCCGGACAACGGCTTCTGTACCGTGCGGATCTGGCAGGCCAACATCGGCAAGACCATTCTGGCCCGGGTGCCGATCACTGATGGTCAGGTGCAGGAGACCGGCGACTTTGAGCTGGATGGGGTGACCTTCCCCGCCGCCGAAGTGGCCGTCACCTTTACCGACCCCGCCGACGGTGCACTGTTTCCCACCGGCGCCAAGGTGGATGAGCTGGAGGTGCCGGAGTCGCTGGTGGCCGGTGGCCGCCTGCCAGTGACCTTGATCAACGCTGGCATCCCCACCGTGTTCGCCCGGGCCGAAGACCTGGGCTACCAGGGCACCGAGCTGCAGGAGGCGATCAATGGTGACCCGGCCGCACTGGCGCGCTTCGAGCAGCTGCGCGCCTACGGTGCCCTGAAGATGGGGCTGATCAGCGATTTGAGCGAGGCTGCCAGCCGCGCCCACACACCGAAGATCGCCTTCGTTACCGGCCCGAAAGCCTATACCGCCTCCAGCGGCAAAGCGATTGAAGCCAGCGACATCGATCTGAACGTGCGGGCCCTGTCGATGGGCAAGCTGCACCACGCCATGATGGGCACCGCCGCCGTCGCCATCGCCGTGGCCGCCGCCATTCCGGGTACCCTGGTCAATGAGGCCGTCGCGGGAGAGGTATCGGGTCAGGTCCGATTTGGCCACCCCTCGGGCACCCTGAAAGTGGGGGCGGAAGTGGTGGAGCAGGACGGCCAATGGCAAGCCCGTTCGGTGACCATGAGCCGCAGTGCCCGGGTGTTGATGGAAGGCGCGGTGCGCATCCCCATCTAACACCCTGACTAAAAAGCAAAAAGCCCCGTAATAACGGGGCTTTTTTGATGTCCGGTTACGCGACGGCTTACTCAGCCTGTTGCGCGCTGTC containing:
- the prpF gene encoding 2-methylaconitate cis-trans isomerase PrpF; this encodes MSHQPQRRIAATYMRGGTSKGVFFKLTDLPVEAQVAGPQRDAILLRVIGSPDPYGKHTDGMGGATSSTSKTVILSPSERPEHDVDYLFGQVAIDQPVIDWSGNCGNLTAAVGAFAIEQGLVAPERVPDNGFCTVRIWQANIGKTILARVPITDGQVQETGDFELDGVTFPAAEVAVTFTDPADGALFPTGAKVDELEVPESLVAGGRLPVTLINAGIPTVFARAEDLGYQGTELQEAINGDPAALARFEQLRAYGALKMGLISDLSEAASRAHTPKIAFVTGPKAYTASSGKAIEASDIDLNVRALSMGKLHHAMMGTAAVAIAVAAAIPGTLVNEAVAGEVSGQVRFGHPSGTLKVGAEVVEQDGQWQARSVTMSRSARVLMEGAVRIPI